The uncultured Carboxylicivirga sp. genomic interval AAGCGGTTCCTGCATCAAAAACAAGCAGATCTCTGTTTGGATACAATTCAATAGCACCTGCTATAGCAGCAAGTCTATCTTTGCCCATTGAATCTTTTGTTCGATAATTCCAACTAAAAGGAAGGTTAGTGGAGTGAGATAATTCAATAAAAGAGTTTACTTCATTTTTTAAATTATTAGCAAGTTCAATATTTCGCTCTTCAACCACTGATGATAAGATGACGTTTGAAATTGGATACTTTCTAAGCAGTTTTGCTATTTCACTTTTGTCAAGAAAATTGATTGAATCAGAAGCTATGAACTTCCGCTGGTCAAAAATACCGTATTTTAGATGGGTATTTCCTCTGTCAATAACTAAATTCACGCTACGTTTTATGTTGATTATTGATTTGGTTGTTTTTTTAATAGGTACAAAGATAAGATATATTACTGCGAAACCTGTGCTAACTGAGAAAATTTGTTTATGAGAAAAGTTGTTGTAGTAGAGGACGATAAGTTTATTGCGGCTATCTTTACCATGTTCCTTCGCGAATTAGGTCATGAACTGGTGGGCAGATGTTCAACTGGGGCTGAAGCTCTAGATTTGTGTCATCGTCTTCGACCTGATGTTGTGTTAATGGATATTCATCTGGACGGTGAATTGGATGGTATTCAAACATCTGAACAGCTTCGACGTGAATTAGATATTCCAGTTATTTATGTATCATCAGATACAAGTAGTCAGGTTATTAAGCGCGCAATAGTCTCTAATTCGTATGGATATCTGGTTAAACCCGTAAATAAAAAGGAACTAGGAATAAGCATTGATTTAGCGTTTTATAAACATCGGGTGGATCAGGAGCAAAGGGAAAGAGAACGTGGTTATCGTCAGTTTATTAGTGATGCTCCCATGCCATTAATGATTTTACAAGAGGGTAAAATACAGTATCTTAATCATTTAGCACTTGATTTGTTTAAAACACATTATATGGAAGATGTGATCATGCTTCCGTATCTGAACTTCGTAGAACCTGAGTTTAAAGAGATGGTACAGTCAATACTATCTGAATTTAAAAATAAAGGACAAGGGTTTCAGAATGAACTTTTGGCTATGCAAGATGTGCATGGCCAGGTTTTTTATGCAAAAATTTCTGGATCTCCAATTGTTTTTAATAAGAAGAAGTCGTTACAAGTTACTATGGTTGAAGCTTCAGATATGGAATATAGTAATAAGACATCTTTGGCTTATAAAACGATGATTGATTCTTTTGGACTTCCGTATTTTATAACTAATAGTAAACTCGAAATAAAAGAGCTAAGCTATAGTACTTTATTTAATGGTTTGGAGTTAAACGGAGTTAATCTCGACGAAAAGCCCGAATACTTTGAAAAGGTAGATGATGTTACTAGCATGGTATATAAGTTAAAAGCAGAAGGCCGTCAGGCAACTTTATTTAAAAGCCATATTATTAAGGATGCCTCTGGGGGAATTTATGAAATCTTCTTTTATCCGGGTAAATAGCTAAATAGCTTGATGCATTTGCTCTATAATTTTTTTAGCGTCTTCTATTGTCTCAATATTTTTCATCATAAGATAAAGTTTTGTTTTACCTTCTTTCATTGTTGCCTTTTGGGGATTTTGTTGCAGCCACATTAAAATACCACTAAATACTTGCGACTGAAAGAATATCGATTCTTGATTTGATACAAAATATAAATACAAAAGATTATTTTTCAACATTATCTTTTCAATTCCCAATTTTTGAGCTGTTCGTCTGATTCTAACAATTTCGAATAAGCGTTTACCTGAATCTGGAATAGGGCCAAAGCGGTCGATTAGGTTATTTTCGAAAGTAGCTAAATCCTCTTCGTTATCGATGTTATCTAGATCGCGATAAAGCTGCATACGTTCTGCAATGTTTTCAATATACGATTCGGGCAGGCGAAGTTCGCTATCGGTTTCAACAATGCAATCTTTAACAAACTCAGCATTCTCGATGTTCTTTTCTTGCTCTTCTTTATACAGATCCTGATATTCTGTTTCTTTTAATTCGAGTAAGGCTTCGTTAAGTATTCGTTGATAGGTTTCGTAACCAATATCAGAAATGAAGCCGCTTTGTTCGCCCCCTAATAAATCACCAGCTCCACGAATATCCAAATCTTGCATGGCAATATTAAAGCCACTGCCTAAATCAGAAAATTCTTCAATGATTTTTAGGCGTCTTCGGGCTTCCTGGGTAAGAGTAGATAAGGGTTGAGCCAATAAATAGCAGAAAGCTTTTTTGTTCGACCGACCAACACGTCCTCTTAATTGATGTAATTCGCTTAAGCCAAAGTTGTGAGCATTGTTAATAATAATGGTATTGGCATTAGGTATGTCAAGTCCCGATTCAATGATAGTTGTGGCAATTAATACATCATATTCACCGGAAATAAAATCAAGCATAATTTTTTCCAAAGTAGGCCCATCCATTTGGCCGTGAGCAACCACTGTTTTTGTATCAGGTAGAATGCGGTTAACCATCTCCTGTACTTCTAATATATTTTGAACTCTGTTGTGAATAAAGAAAACTTGTCCACCACGTTCTACTTCATAAGAGATGGCTTCTTTGATAATTTCTTCATTCAAAACATGTAACTCTGTAATGATGGGGTGACGGTTCGGAGGAGCTGTATTAAGTATAGATAAATCTCGAGCACCCATTAACGAGAATTGCAATGTACGAGGTATTGGCGTTGCTGTAAGCGTAAGCGTATCAACATTCACTTTAAGCTGTTTTAATTTCTCTTTAACAGATACACCAAAACGCTGTTCTTCATCTATAATTAATAAACCTAAATCTTTAAATTCAACATCTTTACCAATTAAACGGTGAGTTCCAATTAATATGTCGAGTTTACCTTCTTTAAGCTTTTTAATGGCTTCGCGTATATCTTTGGGTTTACGTAAACGACTGATGTAATCAATTGAAACCGGAAAATCTTTTAATCGATCTTTAAATGTTTGAAAATGCTGTAGTGCTAAAATCGTAGTGGGTACCAAAACAGCTACTTGTTTATTATCGGTTACTGCTTTGAAAGCTGCTCTAATAGCTAATTCAGTTTTTCCAAATCCAACGTCGCCACAAACCAAGCGGTCCATGGGAGTTGATGACTCCATATCTTCTTTTATCGATACGGTTGATTTGTATTGATCGGGAGTATCTTCGTAGATAAATGAAGCTTCTAATTCGGTTTGTAAATAGGTATCAGGAGCAAAAGCAAAACCCGGATTGGCTTTTCGTTTGGCATAGAGCGCAATTAGTTCACGAGCTATGTCTTTAACCTTTTTCTTGGTCTTGTCTTTTAGTTTTTGCCAGGCCGGAGTTCCTAATTTGTTGATTTTGGGTGGGGTTCCATCTTTGCCTTTGAATTTACTAATGCGGTGTAATGAGTGAATATTCACCAATAACACATCGTTGTCGCGATAAATAAGGCGGATTGCTTCCTGTGGTTTGCCATTGACTTGAGTGGTTACCAAACCTCCAAAACGTCCAACACCATGATCGATATGAACAACATAATCACCCGGATTAAGACGGTTGATTTCTTTTAATGAAATAGCCTGTTGCGCTGCTTTTGCTTTTTCGGTACGAAGCGAAAATTTATGGTAGCGTTCAAAGATCTGATGATCGGTATAAAATGCTAAAAAGTTATCATTGTCGATAAAACCTTCGTGCAGACTATGGTTAATTTCGTTGTATTTGACTTGAATACCCCTGTCGTTAAAAATAGCTTTAAGGCGTTCGAACTGTTTGGGATTTTCGGAGAGTATATGATTTTCAAATTTTTTTTGACTTTTTTCCTGTAAATCATTTTCGAGAAGGTCGAAGTTTTTATGAAAAACAGGTTGTGGCGACATGTCAAAATTGACAATGGCTTTACTGTTTAACGTGTTTTTGCTGCCAAAAACTAACACTGTTTTATTGTTAAAGCCTTCCTGAAAATCAGAATAACTACAAATTTGGTTGCTTTGCAGGTATTGATTAAGATCCTCTTCCTCATCGTCAATATCAACAGCTGGCATTTCCTGGATTTTCACTTCAATCTCGTTCATTCTGTCCTGAATAAACTGTGGATCATTCATCCAGATTCGCGTGCTTGCGGGTAAGTAATCGGAGAGCGTGCTAAGTAATTGTTTATCTTGGTTTTCTGTGAGATTTGGTACGATCACTACGTTGTCAATCATCTCTTTAGATAATTGATTTTCGAGATTGAATTTACGGATGCTATCCACTTCATCACCAAAGAAATCGATTCGGTAAGGATCTTCATCCGAAAATGAATATACATCAATAATACTACCTCTAACAGAATATTGTCCGGGTTCAAATACAAAATCAACTCTTTGGAAATTATACTCAGTTAGTACTTCGGTAATAAACGAAATATCGAGTTGATCACCTTTTTTTATTAACAAACGATTGTTGTCAAGCTCATCAGACGAAATGACTTTCTCAATTAAAGCTTCGGGATAAGTCAATACAAATAAATTGTTTTTATCGGAATGAAGATGACTTAAAGCTTCGGTACGGAGCAGTACATTTTGCGAATCTTTTTGACCATATTCCGGCGATCGTTTAAAAGATGAAGGTAGAAACGAAACCAGTTTTTGAGAAGTTAACTGAACAATATCGCTATAAGCATAGGCAGCTTCCTCTCTGTCATTCATAATAATTAGGTGAGGACCTTCGTTTAAAAAGCTTGCCATCAAAACCGATTTGGCACTTCCAGCCAAACCATTAAGGTATATTGATGTATTGTTTTCTTTAATTAAGGCTTTTACCTGGTTGATTCGTTCGTCGCTTTCGTAGTGTGATAGTATTTGACTTAGCTCCACTTTCTTCAAATTTTGTGCAAATGTAATTGAAATAATCCATACAGAAGTAAAGCAACTAAATTGTTAAAACGTTGAACTAATAAGTATGCAAAGCTATCTCAGGTATTGATTTATTCTTTAATTAATCATTTTAGGTAGTTCAAAGATTAAGTATAGTTTTTTTTGTTTAGATAAGAGAATAATAAATCTATTCCTTTAATTTTACTTATCAAATTCAAGTTAAACATGAAGGTTTTTAAGTTTGGAGGAGCATCTGTAAAAGATGCTGATGGAGTCAGAAATCTGGCATCGATTGTTAATAACTATAACGATAAAATGGTTGTGGTTATTTCGGCTATGGGTAAAATGACCAATGCTTTTGAAGAGTTGGTTTATGCCTATTTTAATGAAAATGGCGTTGATCAACATTATCAAAAAATAAAGGAATATCATCTTAGTATTATTACTGATTTATTTGAGACTGAAGAACAAGGTGTAATAGATGAATGGTTGGAAGCCTTGCAGCTTAAGCTGGATACAGAACCGTCGCTTAATTACGATTTTGAGTATGACCAAATAGTTCCGTTTGGAGAGTTAATGAGTACTTATATTGTTAGTTGCTACCTAAACAAAACAGGCTGGAAGAATCAATGGATGGATGTACGAAAAGTTTTGCGAACTGATGATTTATATCGAAGTGCTGGAGTTAACTGGGAGCTCACCACAGAACTGATGAAAGAGGCTTTTATATTTGATGATGCTAATAGATATATTACCCAAGGATTTATTGGATCAACTGAAACAAATCTTACAACTACATTAGGGCGCGAAGGTTCAGACTATACAGGTGCTATTATAGCACATGCTCTAGATGCTGAGAGTTTATCAATATGGAAAGATGTGCCCGGAGTGTTAAATGCCGATCCGCGTTGGTATCCTAAGGCGAAGATGTTAGATGAATTATCATATTGGGAGGCAATTGAACTAACCTATTATGGAGCGCAAGTTATTCATCCAAAAACAATCAAGCCATTACAAAATAAACAGATTCCTCTTCTGGTAAAATCATTTATTCAACCTCAGAATACAGGAACGGCTATACAGGCAACAGAGCAAAACTTGCAATTACCTCCTATATATGTATTGAAACGAAATCAGACTTTGTTGAGTATTTCTCCAAAGGATTTTTCTTTTATTCTGGAGGAGAATCTGAGTGAGATTTTTCAGGTTGTTAGTAAAAATAGAATCAAAATAAACCTGATGCAGAGTTCGGCTCTTAACTTTTCGCTTTGTGTCGATCATCATAAAAATATACAGGCTGTTATAAGTGAGTTAAGCGAGCATTATGGTGTTTTATATAACGAAGATATGGAGTTGGTTACTGTCCGTCATTATAATCAAGTTGCTATTGATGAAATAACCGCAGATAAGGAAGTGGTCGATTCGCAGGTAAGTAGAAAAACAGCTCGTTATGTGATGAAAACGAGCGATTGGCATTTTGAATAAAATTGATTAGTTGGCCTTCTGCAATGCAGAAGGCTTATTTTAATTACTCAAATTATACTTTTCGGTTTGGTAAGGTTTGAGCTCTTTATAAGGAAGGATAGACCATGACTCAGTATCCATTTTCGTAGTAATAGATGGAGATTTACATTTAAGATAAAGTCCTTTTGTTGTTAAGTACCATTCGGGGAATTGCCACAATTTAACATTGTTGTAGTTCAATTTAGCTCCGTTGTGCTCCATTTCTTTCGGATAGAGATTGTTTAATATTTCCAGAACCTTTGGGCCAAAATCATTGTAACGATACTGAAACCATTTGTATTCCCCCTGGGTTAAGTTTGGCTGAGGTTTATCTCCAAACCAATATAATTCCTCAAGCTGAATGGGTGCTGCATTGGCCAATTTTAAGGTTAGATACATTTTCTTAGGTGCTTCTTCAACACCATAACATGATGATTGAGTATTGACACTATAACTTATTAAGTGTTGATTTAGAAAATGAACATTGAAGGAAGTTGAGTAATTTCCTTTTTTATCTGTGTTCATGCAACTATACTTCATGTTGATCGCATCCAACTGTTGAGCTTCGAGCCATGTGTTTATGGAATCAACTTGCTGAATTCCCTTGTTGTTTTTCTTAATTCTAAACCAGGTTATATCACTTTGAGGGTCTTTTAAATAAGCGATGTAAATATGTTTGCTTATTTTCTCAGTTTTAATCTCTTTAAATTGGATATGTCGTGTTTTGTATGCCAGATAAGGAGTAATTCGGTATTTTTTAATGGCACTAATACATGGGTGGTTGAGGTCTTCCACCTCAAGACGTTTAAGTTTAAAATCAGATATATTTCCATTCTTATCTTTCCAGCTACCTTCCCATTGATCGGTTTTAACTTCTTGCAATGAAACAGAATCAGTGACTACTTTTTGCTTACTTTTTGCATCAAAATAAGATGCGGTTAGAACAAAATGACCATTCCGGAGTATGGTGCCTTCCATGCTTTTATCATACATATTCTCCTCGGTAATATACCGCGCCATACATACGTCGCCGTACTCTTCTAATTGAATAACTATCTCTTTATTGTGCAAGGTTCCAATTATATAATACGTCTCTTCGCGATGAGCAAATGCATTGATTCCACTTATAATAAATAAAACCAAAAGTAGATACGACTTCATATTATCAAGGTTTATGGACAATTATCCAGTTTAGATATTTCTAAAAATGTTAATTTGGTGCAACTTATTAAAATTACCCGATATTAGAATGGATCAATTTCTTTTTTATTTAAGACAAGGTGTCGATCATATAACCGATTTGCAGGGTGTCGATCATTTGGTTTTTATTGTGACGCTTTGTGCTGTTTACCAGTTAAGCCAATGGCGACAGATTTTAATACTAATAACTGCTTTTACCATTGGTCATACGGTTACTCTGGCGTTGGCAGGCTTAAACATTATACCGGTTAATCAACAGTTGGTAGAAACTTTAATACCTATTACTATTTTGCTCACCAGTATTTACAATATTGGCAATAAAACAGCACAAAAAAGAAAAGTGCATCTCAATTATTTTTTAGCCTTGGCATTTGGATTGATTCATGGGATGGGATTTTCTAATTTTTTTCGTTCGATGATGATGGGTATTTCTGACGAATCAATTGTGTTTCCATTATTTTCTTTCAATTTAGGTATAGAACTGGGTCAGGTATTTATAGTGAGTATATTTTTGGTGATTAATTGGCTGCTAACACGAATATTCGCAATTCAACATCGAGATTGGAATTTGGTATTATCAGGTGCCGGTGGTGGAATTGCATTGACAATGATTATAAATGCACTTTATTAATGTTGAAAGGTATCAATTATAAAAAGCAGGTTGCTCTTTTAATCGTTTTTGTGTTGCCAATAGTTGGTTATGGTCATCCCATAAAAATTACTACAGGACGTTTGGATATAGATTCGAAAGAGAAAAAATGTAGGTTAGCTTTAAATTTTTTCGCTGATGATTTTGAATCTGTCTTGATAAAAGTATATCCTCAGCAAGAGTTTGATTACAAACAGCCATCTGTAGAAATGAAGCAATCAATAGAACATTATGTTTTGAATGCTTTTTATTTAATGATCAATAAGAAGAATGTAGAATTTAGTTTGGATTTCATTACTATCATTGAAGATAATGTTTGTCAGGTTAATTTTATTGCAGACTTAAAAAGTATGGATGATTTTGAAAAAATAACCATAAAAAATATTCTTTTATTTGAAGCGTATAGTAAGCAATCAAATATTATACATCTTTTTATTGATAAAAAAAGAGTAGGTATTATGCAATTTTACCCAGCTATACCAGTTAGGTCGTTGAGTTTATAATGAATTATGGTATCAGTAAATATTTATTCTTCGATGATTTCCATAACAATTCTGCAGCCAACACGCGGATCTGGTAATTGATAGGATTGGGATTGATTAATAACACTTTCATCAATTGTATTATCCCAACTTCCTCCCTTAATAATATTATCAGAAGTTATTTCTGCGGCATTACCAATTATATCATATAATCCAAGTTTATTTGCTTTGTAGCTAGCAACCGATGACGTTAAGCTTGCCCCATCAGGTACATAATCATATTTTCGATTGTTATTTGTTTTTGCTTCAAACTTCACGTTTGCACAAAATTTAGTGCTTTGAGGTTCATAGGCAAAGTTTCCATACCATGGTAGGTTGTGCCCAGGTAAAGCAGCTGCCATCTTCATCCATTCGTCTTCGGTGGGCAAGCGAAATAGTACCTTTTTATATTTTCTTTCAGGATTATCGTTGTATTTGGTCGTAAGCCATTGGCAATATTGTTCGGCTGCTTCTTTTGTAATATTTACAACCGGATAGTTATTAAAACCCGGATGCCAAAAATAGTTATCAACAAAGGGTTGATTAAAAGCTCTCGGAAATTTCTTTTGCCATAAAGTAGTATCTGGATAGTACTTCTCGTAATCTTCGGTGTGATTATTCTTTTTAAGATCTTTCAGAAAAAGACGAAATTCAAGATTGGTTAATTCATGTTGAGCTGCATATAACTCCTTGGAAATGGGCTTAAACTGTTTGTTTGTTTGATCTTTCTTATTTTTTGCAAAACTACTGCTTGCTACAAACAAAATTACAATGAGAATGAATCGTATTGGTGTTTTCAATTGATTAGGTTTTTTGAAGACATACGTTGTGTATGTAAAATAGTTCTCTTTAAAGTTATTTTTTTAACATATTAAACAAAATTGTCGATTAAAAATATCATGTTTTTCTAAAAAAAAGAGTTGGTAGGAGTATTTAATTCACCATTTATAATGAACGGATGCTCGAAAATAGGGATTAGATTGGTGTCGATAATAAGTGTTGCGCTATCTTATCCTGTTTGTAATTATGATTGCATTGTAGGAAGATGCTATTCCTTCGTGATTGTTTAATATAGTGGATATGTGTAAGTTGTTGCAATAAAGTGTTGGTGTTTTATATTTAGATATACAATACCCCTCCTTTTATTGGGAAGATATATAAGTAAAATACCTATTTGTGGTGATTGATTCGAGTTTGATAAGCCTATACTTTTGCTTCAAATAAAATAATTAGCGATTCAGGAAATATTACTGGCTACTCTGTAATTAAGCAGATTAGCCTTACTGGCGTAGCTACGTCAAAAAATTACTAATAAGCTTAACATATCATGAAAAAAATGACAAAACCCTTCTTTATGAAGAGCACATTTATTTGGTTAATCTGCATACTATTTCTATTTCCCTTGCAGGTAAATGCCCAAACATTAATAGGAACTTTAACCGGAGTTGTAGTTTCTGATACAGGTGAAAAGCTAATGTATGCCACTGCAGGTATAAAAGAAACGCAATGGGGTGCAACAACTGATACGAATGGCGAATTTGAACTGGAACTTCCATCTGGCTCATATACGTTACAGGTTTCGTTTACAGGTTATGATTCAGAGCAGCGTGTTGTGTTGATTGAGGCTGGTAAAACAACAAATGTGGGAGAGGTGGAACTGCAGCCATCCAGCGAAATGATTGGTGAAGTGGTTGTTGACGGTATGATTAACAAGTTCTCTAAGAAGAAATCGGAGAATGTAGCTCGTATGCCTTTAACAAATCTTGAAAACCCACAAGTGTATACTGTTGTACCCAAAGAGTTATTTGAGGAGCAGGTAGCGGTAAACTTCCGAAGTGCATTGATGTCTTCGCCGGGTGTAGCAAATGTTACTTTGGGTGTAGGTTCCGGTGGAACTGGATTGAATATGTTCTTGCGTGGATTTGCTGTTTCGACAGGTGCAGGTGCAATCCGAAATGGAATGGCAACCAACTGGGTGGCTTTATCCGATCCGGCTAACCTCGAAAGCCTTGAAGTGATAAAAGGCCCTTCTGCTACTTTGTTTGGTTCAACATTAGTATCGTACGGTGGTTTAGTAAACCGTGTAACTAAAAAAGCCTATAATGGTACTGGTGGTGAAATTGGTATTTCAACTGGTAGTTATGGACTTGGCCGGGTTACTCTTGATTATAATACTCCCTTGAACGAAGATAAAACATTACTATTCCGATTGAACACAGCTGTGCATCGCGAGAAGAGTTTTCAGGATTATGGACAGAACAAAACATTGATGTTTGCACCAACCTTTACTTATAAGGCTTCTGACCGTTTAACTTTTGATGTGGATATCGAGTATTTTCAGTCGGAGCGAACCACTACTTATGTGCGTTTAACTTCTGATGAAACGATCAGTAATCTGGAGGATTTGAATTGGGATTTTACAAAATCATATACTTCAAATGAGTTTATGAGTTCATCAAAGATTTTAAATACAATGATGAAGGCTACTTATGAAATGTCTGATAAATGGGAGTCCCAAACTGCGTTTTCTTATTCTAACTCTGATAACAATGCTAATTATTTGTTTTTGTTGGTGGGGAATACTGAAACACTTACTCGTCGTCCAATGAATATTCCTAGTTTGTTTTCAACGCTTCAGTTTCAACAGAACTTTATTGGTAAGTTCAAGCTTGGATCGATGGATAATAAGTTGTTGTTAGGTGTTGATTTTACCGAGTTAAAAACCACTGATACTCGGTCGTATACTAATTACGATCAGGTTGATATTAATGGTGATGATACAGAGTTGGATGCTGAAGCAGTAATGGATGCCTTGGCTGAAGGGGGTGTTAACTTTCGAAATAAACGTTCGCAGCGTACGTATAGCGCCTACGCATCGGATGTAATTAATTTTACCGATAAATTGATTGCAATGGCAAGTTTGAGAGTTGATCATCATCGAAATATATTGGAAGATTACAACCAAACAGCTTTATCGCCTAAGCTAGGTTTAGTTTATCAGGAAGTAAAAGACAAGGTTTCGTTGTTTGGTAATTTTATGAACGGATTTACCAATGTTGCACCGGGTTACACCAGCGCTGAGCAAACCGAGTTGGAAGAGTTTAAACCCGAACATGCAAATCAATTCGAAGTAGGAATAAAATTTGAATTGTTGAAAAATAAGTTGAACGGAACCATCAGTTACTATGATATCAAAGTAAAAGATAAAGTGCGATCGGTAATGGACGACAACTTCAATTCATACAGTGTTCAGGATGGAACACAGAAAAGTTCGGGTGTAGAATTCGATTTGATTGCGAATCCGATTGAAGGAATGCACATTATATTAGGATTTGGATTTAATGATAGTGAATATACGAATATATCCGAAGCTGTTGACGGTCATCGTCCATACTCGGTGCCCGAACAAGTGGGTAACTTCTGGATTAGTCACCGGTTAACCGGAGGTAAATTTGATGGATTAGGAGTAGGTTTGGGTGGAAATTATTCCAGCGATTATTTCATCAACGATGCCAATACCATTACAGTGCCGGGATATACTAAGTTTGATGGTACTATCTTTTATGATCAACCAGCATTTAGGCTAGCATTAAAATGGAATAATGTAACCAACGAGCAATACTGGATGTCGGCTTACGATGCTGAATCACAGTTACCTCGCACCTTCATTGCCAACTTTACAATGAAATTTTAATTAACCCTTTTCTTTATTTCAATAACGGACTGTTTGCCTTGGCGGACAGTCCATTCGTTATATATGTATGAAACATCTGTCTGTTATTGTTCTCTTTTTTTTAACAACTAACCTTAAATCACAAGATATTTGCCTGGGATCGAAGCACCATATCTATTCAAATATCCTTAACGAGGATAGAGAGTATTGGGTGGCTTTGCCTGATAGCTATTATGACACCACTCTTGTTGAGGTGGATTATCCGGTGCTTTACCTGTTGGATGGAGATCGAAATTATATGGCAGCGTTGGCTGTGCAGAATGATTTGTCGCGTGGACTGTATAATTATATACCTGAAATGATTATTGTAGGGGTGCTTAATACAGATCGG includes:
- a CDS encoding TonB-dependent receptor translates to MKSTFIWLICILFLFPLQVNAQTLIGTLTGVVVSDTGEKLMYATAGIKETQWGATTDTNGEFELELPSGSYTLQVSFTGYDSEQRVVLIEAGKTTNVGEVELQPSSEMIGEVVVDGMINKFSKKKSENVARMPLTNLENPQVYTVVPKELFEEQVAVNFRSALMSSPGVANVTLGVGSGGTGLNMFLRGFAVSTGAGAIRNGMATNWVALSDPANLESLEVIKGPSATLFGSTLVSYGGLVNRVTKKAYNGTGGEIGISTGSYGLGRVTLDYNTPLNEDKTLLFRLNTAVHREKSFQDYGQNKTLMFAPTFTYKASDRLTFDVDIEYFQSERTTTYVRLTSDETISNLEDLNWDFTKSYTSNEFMSSSKILNTMMKATYEMSDKWESQTAFSYSNSDNNANYLFLLVGNTETLTRRPMNIPSLFSTLQFQQNFIGKFKLGSMDNKLLLGVDFTELKTTDTRSYTNYDQVDINGDDTELDAEAVMDALAEGGVNFRNKRSQRTYSAYASDVINFTDKLIAMASLRVDHHRNILEDYNQTALSPKLGLVYQEVKDKVSLFGNFMNGFTNVAPGYTSAEQTELEEFKPEHANQFEVGIKFELLKNKLNGTISYYDIKVKDKVRSVMDDNFNSYSVQDGTQKSSGVEFDLIANPIEGMHIILGFGFNDSEYTNISEAVDGHRPYSVPEQVGNFWISHRLTGGKFDGLGVGLGGNYSSDYFINDANTITVPGYTKFDGTIFYDQPAFRLALKWNNVTNEQYWMSAYDAESQLPRTFIANFTMKF